A part of Dasypus novemcinctus isolate mDasNov1 chromosome 5, mDasNov1.1.hap2, whole genome shotgun sequence genomic DNA contains:
- the SLC25A40 gene encoding mitochondrial glutathione transporter SLC25A40 isoform X3 gives MDPEAGGPETIQVTALQQMLASCTGAILTSLMVTPLDVVKIRLQAQKNAFPKGKCFVYSNGLMDHLCVCEEGGNRAWYTKPGHFQGTLDAFLKIIRNEGIKSLWSGLPPTLVMAVPATVIYFTCYDQLTAFLRSKLGENESRIPIVAGIVARFGAVTVISPLELIRTKMQSKKFSYKELHRFVSKKVSEDGWISLWKGWTPTVLRDVPFSAMYWYNYEVLKKLLCEKYSLYEPTFMINFTSGALSGSIAAVATLPFDVVKTQKQTQLWIYESHKTCMRTSFLSTAE, from the exons ATGGATCCTGAAGCAGGAGGACCAGAGACAATCCAAGTGACAGCTCTTCAGCAAATGCTTGCTTCTTGTACTGGAGCTATACTGACATCACTAATGG TGACTCCCCTGGATGTTGTTAAAATTCGACTCCAAGCCCAAAAAAATGCATTCCCTAAAG gaaaatgttttgtatatagTAATGGACTCATGGATCATCTATGTGTCTGTGAAGAGGGAGGCAACAGAGCATGGTATACGAAACCAGGACATTTCCAGGGAACATTG GATGCCTTTTTGAAAATCATTCGAAATGAGGGCATTAAATCCCTGTGGAGTGGTCTTCCCCCTACATT AGTTATGGCAGTTCCTGCCACAGTTATTTATTTTACCTGCTATGATCAATTAACTGCTTTTCTGAGATCTAAACTAGGAGAAAATGAAAGTCGTATACCAATTGTTGCTGGAATTGTAGCCAGAT ttGGTGCAGTAACTGTAATAAGTCCATTAGAATTGATTAGAACCAAAATGCAGTCTAAGAAGTTTTCTTACAAGGAATTGCATCGATTTGTCAGCAAGAAAGTGTCTGAAGATGGTTGGATTTCCCTTTGGAAGGGCTGGACTCCTACTGTTCTTAGAGATGTACCTTTCTCAG CAATGTACTGGTATAACTACGAAGTTTTAAAGAAGTTGTTGTGTGAGAAATACAGTTTATATGAACCAACATTTATGATTAACTTTACTTCAGGAGCATTGTCTGGTTCT ATTGCAGCTGTTGCAACTTTACCATTTGATGTGGTAAaaacacagaagcagacacaacTTTGGATATATGAAAGTCATAAAA catgtatgagaacttcattcctttctacagctgaataa
- the SLC25A40 gene encoding mitochondrial glutathione transporter SLC25A40 isoform X4, translated as MDPEAGGPETIQVTALQQMLASCTGAILTSLMVTPLDVVKIRLQAQKNAFPKGKCFVYSNGLMDHLCVCEEGGNRAWYTKPGHFQGTLDAFLKIIRNEGIKSLWSGLPPTLVMAVPATVIYFTCYDQLTAFLRSKLGENESRIPIVAGIVARFGAVTVISPLELIRTKMQSKKFSYKELHRFVSKKVSEDGWISLWKGWTPTVLRDVPFSAMYWYNYEVLKKLLCEKYSLYEPTFMINFTSGALSGSIAAVATLPFDVVKTQKQTQLWIYESHKKSKETMTDY; from the exons ATGGATCCTGAAGCAGGAGGACCAGAGACAATCCAAGTGACAGCTCTTCAGCAAATGCTTGCTTCTTGTACTGGAGCTATACTGACATCACTAATGG TGACTCCCCTGGATGTTGTTAAAATTCGACTCCAAGCCCAAAAAAATGCATTCCCTAAAG gaaaatgttttgtatatagTAATGGACTCATGGATCATCTATGTGTCTGTGAAGAGGGAGGCAACAGAGCATGGTATACGAAACCAGGACATTTCCAGGGAACATTG GATGCCTTTTTGAAAATCATTCGAAATGAGGGCATTAAATCCCTGTGGAGTGGTCTTCCCCCTACATT AGTTATGGCAGTTCCTGCCACAGTTATTTATTTTACCTGCTATGATCAATTAACTGCTTTTCTGAGATCTAAACTAGGAGAAAATGAAAGTCGTATACCAATTGTTGCTGGAATTGTAGCCAGAT ttGGTGCAGTAACTGTAATAAGTCCATTAGAATTGATTAGAACCAAAATGCAGTCTAAGAAGTTTTCTTACAAGGAATTGCATCGATTTGTCAGCAAGAAAGTGTCTGAAGATGGTTGGATTTCCCTTTGGAAGGGCTGGACTCCTACTGTTCTTAGAGATGTACCTTTCTCAG CAATGTACTGGTATAACTACGAAGTTTTAAAGAAGTTGTTGTGTGAGAAATACAGTTTATATGAACCAACATTTATGATTAACTTTACTTCAGGAGCATTGTCTGGTTCT ATTGCAGCTGTTGCAACTTTACCATTTGATGTGGTAAaaacacagaagcagacacaacTTTGGATATATGAAAGTCATAAAA